GCAAGATTGCAGAGTTCCACCATTTCGCGCGCGGCAATATTTGCCGTCACAGAGATCACTCCCTGTCCGCCCAGCTGCATGAAGTCGAGGGAAGTGGCATCATCGCCACTGACCAGAATGAAATCTTCATCAACCAGCTCTTGGATCTGACTTACCCGCGATAAGTTCCCGGTCGCCTCTTTGATTCCGATAATATTTTTTATTTTCGCCAGGCGACCCACCGTTTCTGGCAGCATGTCACAGCCAGTACGGGACGGCACATTATACAGCATTTGCGGCAGGTCAGTGCTTTCAGCAATGGCCTTAAAGTGCTGATAAAGCCCTTCCTGAGTTGGACGGTTGTAGTAAGGGGTGACGGTCAGGCAACCCACCACGCCAGATTTCTCAAAGCGTCTGGTCAGCGCGATGCCTTCCGCAGTCGCGTTGGCACCGGTTCCGGCGATCACCGGAATGCGTCCGTCGGCCAGCTCCAGGGTCATCATCACCACATCCCCATGTTCATCATGGCTCAGCGTGGCTGATTCGCCGGTAGTCCCTACCGAGACAATTGCCGCTGTTCCGCTGGCAACGTGATAATCAATCAGTTTTTTTAAACTCGCACGGCAGACATACCCTTTGTCATCCATCGGCGTGATGAGTGCAACAATACTTCCCGTGAACATTAGCCATCCCCTCCCCAAACAAGTGCTTCATGGTAAGGTTTACGACACTCTAAAAGCAAGCGGGCAAGGCCTCCAGCCCCTTGGCAGAGGGTTTTTTTATGTTTACCTTAGAGTTATCACAATTGCTAATCACTGAGACGCACAGGAAGCATCATTTTGCCGCAGTCACAGCAACATCATCTGGTTATCACCGCACTGGGGGTTGACCGTCCGGGGATCGTTAACACCATCACCCGTCACGTAAGCAGCTGCGGTTGCAATATCGAAGATAGCCGCCTGGCCATGCTGGGGGAAGAATTCAGCTTTATAATGCTGCTTTCCGGCAGTTGGAATGCGATCACGCTGATTGAATCTACCCTGCCCCTTAAGGGCGCGGAACTGGAATTGCTGATCGTAATGAAACGCACAACCTTCCGTGAGCGTCCTCCCATGCCTGCCACCGTATGGGTCCAGGTTGAGGTCAAGGACTCCCCCCATATCGTTGAGCGTTTCACCGATCTGTTTGATTCTCATCAGATGAATATTGCCGAACTGGTGTCCCGCACGCAGCCCGCGCAAGAAAATCAGCCCACGTTGCTCTATATTCAGATTACCGCGCACAGCCCCGCCAGCCAGGATGAATCATTTATCACTCAGGCCTTCAACCGGCTCTGTACAGAATTGCAGGCGCAGGGCACTATTAACGTCGTCCAGTATCCACAGCATGATGAAAAAATGGAGAGTAGTGATGAATCCACTGAAAGCCGGTGATACAGCACCGAAATTTAGTCTGCCCGATCAGGATGGCGAGCAAGTAAATTTGACCGACTTCCAGGGACAGCGCGTTCTGGTTTATTTCTACCCGAAAGCGATGACACCAGGCTGCACCGTACAGGCTTGCGGTTTGCGTGACAGCATGGATGAGCTGAAAAAAGCAGGCGTTGAGGTGCTGGGTGTCAGTACTGATAAACCTGAGAAACTGTCGCGATTTGTTGAGAAAGAGCTGCTGAACTTTACGCTGCTCTCTGATGAAGACCATCAGGTTTGTGAGCAATTTGGTATCTGGGGAGAAAAATCCTTCATGGGCAAAACCTATGACGGTATTCACCGCATCAGCTTCCTGATTGGCACGGATGGCAAGGTTGAGAAGGTGTTTGACGACTTCAAAACGGCAAACCACCATGACATCGTGATGGATTACCTGAAGTCAGCCTGATCGCCAGAAATCAGGGTGGACAGGATCTGACATTCTGAACTGCACCTCAAAGGTTGGCGATTGTTATGCCATGTTGAGGTGCAGTTTTTCAGGGTTTATTCTCTCGTATTCAGGCCCGAAGCTCTCCCTGCCCGCCGCTATTTCAGCCTCTTCTGCTCCAGATTCAGTTCATCCGGCCAGGCATGGACCACCGCTTTGATCAGCGTGGCCAGCGGGATAGCAAAGAACACGCCCCAGAAGCCCCACAGCCCACCAAAAATCACCACGGAAAGAATGATCACCAGCGGGTGAAGATTAACCGCCTCTGAAAACAGCACCGGCACCAGAATATTGCCGTCCAGCCCCTGAATAATCAGGTAAACGATAATCATCGTCCAGAAATCGCCGCCTAACCCCCACTGCGCCAGGCCTACTCCAATAACCGGGATAGTCACCGCCAGCGCGCCAACATAGGGGATCAGCACAGAAAAGCCCACCAGCACTGCCAGCAACAGCGCATAGTTCATGCCGATTGCCCAGAAACCGATCCAGGTGGCAATGCCTACCACTACCATCTCCAGCACCTTGCCGCGAATGTAGTTAGAGACCTGCTGATTCATCTCCACCCATACCTGCCCTGCCAGGCCGCGATTGCGTGGCAGGACGCGACTGATGGCAGCCAGCATCTGCGCTTTGTCCTTCAGCAGGAAGAACACCATCAACGGCACCAGCACCAGATAGATCGCCAGCGTCATAATGCCCACCAGCGAAGCCAGAGAGTATTTCACCAGCTGATCGCCCATGCCGCTAAGCCTGCTGCGCAGATTCTCCACCACGATATCCACGATGCCCACATCCATTAACGTAGGGAAGCGCTCCGGCAGACGGGTGGCAAATTGATAGAGCCTGTTGAGCATGGTGGGCAGCTCATGGGCCAGATTGATCCCCTGCTGCCAGGCAACAGGCGCCACCACCAGCACTAATACCAGTAATAAAGAAGCGAAGAGGATCAGGATAATGGTGGTGGCCCAGGTACGTGAACACCCCAGACGCTCCAGCCTTACGGTGGGCCACTCCAGCAGATAGGCGACCACCAGAGCCACCAGCAGCGGCGCCAGCAGACCATTAAAGAAAAAGAGAATACAGAAGGCTGCAAGCAGGATGGCCAGCAGGGCAATTGCCTGAGGATCGCTGAAGCGGCGGCGATACCACTGTATCAAGAGGTCCAACATGAAAAACTTCCTTGGTGCAAAGGGGGAAACCAGTCTACCTGAAAGGATAAGCTGCTGTCGCGTGACTGCCCGGCCCGACATTACGTCGCGCCGGACAGCATAAAATCAGCCGGTATGGCGTTGGGGTTGCAGAGGCACAGCGGCATCAGGCGGGGTGGTCACGACCCGGTTACGTCCGGCATTTTTCGCCTGATACAACGCGTCATCAGCCTGCTTGAAGACCTTCTCCATCGGCATTTCATCGGCAGACCAGAAGGCTACACCTATGGAAATAGAGATATGCCCCACCACAGGAAGCTCCTGCTGTTCGATCTTTTTACGTACGCGCTCAGCAATGGCTACCGCGACATCACGTTCGGCTCCCGGCAGGATCATCAGAAACTCCTCCCCGCCGTTGCGGCAGACCACATCAGTCTGGCGGGAGCTTTTCCCCAACTGATGCGCCACGGTTTTGATCACGCTGTCGCCCACGTCGTGGCCCCAGGTGTCATTGACCCGTTTGAAGTGGTCAATATCCAGCGCCAGCACCGCAAAAGGCTGACGGGTAGCCAGAAAATACTCCAGCACGGCATTCAGGCCACGGCGATTGAGCAATTCGGTCAGCGGATCGGTCTGTACTTCAAAATTCAGCCGGCCAATTTTATCCTGTAGCAGCGCGATGCCGCTGAGCATGGCGCGTTTGATCTGCAGAGCTTCATAATACCAGGAGTGGATGCCATTGAGCTCTTTCGACACGCCGGGTGCATCCATCTGGCTGGCCTTACGGGCCAGTTGCCAGAGCGGTAACGCAATCAGCCGCGCAAGGATCCAGGCAAAAATCAGCGTCAGCAGCGCAAAAGGCACCGAGTGTTGAAGCACTTTAAGTAACAGGCTGGTCAGCGGTTCCAGGGTGGTCTGAGTCGGTTTCAGGGCAACGATAGTCCAGCCAGGCGTTGCCACAGTGGCATAACCTGCCAGCATCGGCTCACCGTTCTGTGCCGGGACTTGCTGATACCCGTTGTTTTTATTCTTCCTGGCGTCTTCGCCGATGAGAGGAGTAATTTTTTGCCCGACCAGTTTGCCGTTCTGGTGATAGAGAACCCGGTTATCGCTGTCCACCACATACAGAGAAGAGCCGTCGCGGTAGAACTGCTCGCCGAGCAATTCATTGAGGATACTTTTCTTCTTAAGGTAGATAGTGCCGCCGACAAAGCCCAGATAGCTGCCGGTTTTCGACCAGACAGGATAAGAGACAAACACCATCAGATTATTAGCAGCAGAAATACCCGGCTTGCCGATCAGCGGCTTGCGCTCTGCCAGGGCCTGCCTGGTGGAACTGGTGGTCAGGTGCATCCCCTTGAGCATCAGCGATTCTGGCGAGATCGCCTTTACCCAGCCGTTGGCATCGACAATCACCACAGAGTTAAAGCTGTTGGTCTGTTCGCGAAGGCGCTCCACTTCACTCTGTAGCGCGGTTTCATTATCCATGCCTTCGCTCAGCACTTTGGCGCTGTACCCCAGCTGTGACTGCGCCAGCTGGAAGAACATTTCCGTGGTGGAGGCGAGTTTGGTGGCGTAAACGCGATTGGATTCCAGCGTGTTAGCGATCAGCACCTCACGCTGTACCCGCCAGGTGGCGTACAGGGAGTTAGCCAGCGTAATCACAATGCTGGCCACGGCTAATAATGTAATAAGCGTGCGCAGGTCCGTTTTGGGGCGACGTAGCCTCAACATGGACCCACCTTGGTGCGACGTTTCATCTTGTAGCGCCTTATAATTTTATGTGCGCGTTTAATAAGTGCGTGATGTGCCCTGGTGAAGCACGCGCTGATTGTACACGTCCTGTGCATTTTGGGAATAATTCGGAAGGAATGAGACCAATAAAAATTTGATTTAATCGGTGAGTGCGTGGGGATCGCAGAAGGGATAAGAAGTGTCAAAAATGGCTACCCTGCGGGGGGAACGCCACAGCGGCCATGTTCAGCGTCTGACGCATCAGTGAACGCTCAGGTAAGCGGGTCAGTGACCCGCACACTAAAGGCACTGCAGATTACATAGCGAGGAAAGCATATCCCTGGTTTTCCAGGGTGGAAACCGTAGTGGAGCTGGACAGGGCGTGGGTAACGGATTGATCAATCCAGTCATGCTGGAAATGGTGGAAAGCAACGGACTGATCGCATACTGACACATCCACACCTTTCGCCCGCAGCTGGCCGATCAGCTTCAGGCTGGGGTTATCGATGCCAAACATTTTTTTATACTGCTCGTTATTCAACATCGCTGGTGTGCCATCACCCGTGACGGAAACCACAAATTTTAACTGATCAACCGGCACCCCTGAAGCCACATACAAGTTCACCACGCGGGCCACACGTTCCAGGCCCAGATTAGGATCTTTGGGGCTGTTTTCAGCTTTGGTAATCTGAAAAACAATTTTATTACTGTCGCCGACGGCTGGCCGGTAAGCCACGTTCGGCTCGTAATGCATTTTGCCATAGCCTTCGATAGCGGGGGTGGACCAGAAACCTTCAGGATCGCTGGCTTTATTACCGAAACGCTCGCTGACTTTAGCGACAATATCGGGAGCCTGAGAAAAACTGGCCCCCACAAAACCCGCTACTACGGCGATTAATAGATAAGAGACTACTGGACGCATAGAATGCTCTCCGCAACAGGGCAATGAGTCAGAGGGAACACGAAAAATGTTTAGAGGCTCACACATCGTGGCGAGCGAATGAGATATACCATAGCTTTGCGGAAATGATCCGGAGGGAAAAAATGAGGAATGCCTTATTAATTTAGCAGCAAAATCATTGTAATAAATCAGTATTCATTTATTTTGCATAATTGCAATCCGCACATAACAGAAATACATCCCATCCATTAGTGAGCCTTTAAATTTTTAACTAAATTATGATTATTGGTTAGTCAGGTCTAAACAAAATAAACCATAAAATAAATTGGCTCTGATTATGTCATTAATAAAATAATTACCGGACCTGTTAAAAACAAATAACATTACGTTATTAAAAAGAAAACTTAACCTTCACCCTCATTTTCCATCATCGGTAATCCCCTGTTTTTAAGATTAAACCCAGCCAAATTCCATGCCATCATCAGTTTAATTGAATAAATTTACTTAACTTTAATTAACACTGGTAACAGGAGACAAAGGATCGGTAGCCGTTCAGAGAGATAATCTTTCACTAAAATGCTGTTTCATGGCTTTATCTGTTTTATTAGCGTCTCATTGCTGCCTGTCAGAGTATTTACGGACGTTCAGTTTTTTAAGTCAAACAGGGTCATTATGCAGAATTTCTTTCACGTTGAGCCGGACAGGGCCTTTTTCTTCTCTGATGATTCTGATTACTATATCCTGCCAGAATGCGTGGACAGCCAAACCAGGCAGAACATTTTGTCTGTCTTCCGGTCGAAAGGGATATCATCAGAATGGGACTCAGCATGATTAAACAAATGAAGAAGTGTGCACTGGCATCGCTTATCATCACACTGACAGCGACGTCGCTGCCAGCGAAGGCAGACATTACCGATACCCTGCCCGATATTGGCACAACAGCGGGGAACACATTGTCCATCAATCAGGAACTGGCGATGGGCGATTTTTACGTCAGGCAGCTGCGGGCCAGCGCCCCTCTGATCAACGATCCTTTGCTGAATGATTACATCAATCAGCTGGGCCAGCGCCTGGTTAACCATGCCTGGTCGGTAAAAACCCCGTTTCACTTCTATTTAATTCGTAATGATGAGATCAATGCCTTCGCCTTCTTCGGCGGAAATGTGGTGCTGCATTCCGCCCTGTTCCGCTACACAGAAAACGAAAGCCAGCTGGCCTCGGTGATGGCGCATGAAATTTCTCACGTCACTCAGCGCCATCTGGCACGCGCCATGGAAGAGCAGCAGCGTAATGCGCCGCTGACCTGGGTGGGCGCGCTGGGGTCAATTCTGCTGGCAATGGCCAATCCCCAGGCCGGAATGGCCGCCCTTAGCGGCACGCTGGCCGGTACGCAACAGGGCGTGATCAGCTTTACCCAACAGAACGAGCAGGAAGCCGATCGTATCGGCATTCAGGTGCTGCAACGGGCAGGCTTCGATCCGGAAGCGATGCCCAATTTCCTGCAAAAGCTGGCCGACCAGTCGCGCTTCTCTTCAAAACCGCCGGAAATTTTGTTAACTCACCCCTTACCCGACAGCCGTCTCTCTGATTCCCGTAACCGTGCCAACCAGATGAAACCGGTGGTGGTGCAATCCTCTCAGGACTACTACATGGCAAAAGTGCGTGCGCTGGGCATGTACTCTACGGGAAAAAACCAGCTGACTGATGACATTCTGGATGCGCTGACTAAAGGGAATAACCGCGAACAGGCGGCAGCTCAGTATGGAAAAGCCGTGCAGTTTCTTCAGGCTAAAAGCTTTGCCAACGCCCAAAAAATCATCGCACCACTGCTCGATAAGCAGCCTGATAACGTCTGGTATCTGGATATTATGAGCGATATTGATATCGGGCTGGATCGGCCACAACAGGCGATTAGCCTGCTGCTGGCAGCGAAAAAATCCGCGGCAAGCCCGGTGGTGCAGCTGAACCTGGCGAATGCCTACGTGGAAGCCAGACAGCCCGCTAACGCCAGCAAAATCCTCTACAAGTATACCTGGGCCCATAAAGATGATCCCAACGGCTGGGATTTGCTGGCGCAGGCCAGTGCCGATCAGGGGCTGACGGATGAAGAGCAGGCGGCGAGAGCGGAAAGCCTGGCGCTGAATGGCCAGCTCGATCAGGCCATTCGCAGCCTGAGCAGTGCCAGCGCGGGCGTACCGTTAGGCAGCCTTAAGCAGGCGAGATACGATGCACGCATCGATCAGCTACGCCAGTTACAGGAACGTTTCCGTAAGTATCAAAAATCTTAAGGGTATTGGGGAGTCAGTACAGATACCGGCAGGCACAGGGCAGCAGGAGCCGCGCCAAAGCTTCACAGCCCCAGCGCTTCCTTCACAAAGGGAATGGTTAACTTGCGCTGGGCGCTGATGGAAGCACGATCCAGCTTATCCAGGGTAACAAACAGCGTCCGCATTTCACGATCCAGCCTTTTCAGCAGAAAACGGCCCACGTCTTCCGGCAGCTCAAATCCGCGCAGCTTTGCACGCAGCTGCAGCGCCTGAACCTTGTCTTCATCAGACAACGGCTGGAGCCGGTAAATCTGCCCCCAGTCGAGACGTGAAGCGAGATCGGCCAGCTTGAGGTTTAACTGTCTTGGAGGACGATCGGCGGTGATCAGCAGACGGGTTCTGCCCGTTTCGAGAATGCGGTTATAGAGATCGAAAATCGCCATTTCCCAGGGTTCATCCCCGGCAATGCATTCGATATTGTCGATACAGATCAGCGGTAACTGCTCCATACCGTCCAGCACTTCCGGCACAAACCAGGTTCGCTTATCCAGCGGCACATAGCCGACGGCCTCACCACGGGCGGAGAGTTCAGCACAGGCGGCGTGCAGTAAATGACTGCGGCCTCCCCCTTCACGCGACCAGAAATAGAAATAGCTGCCATGCTCCTGTTGCAGCGCACTTTGCAGCGCGGCAATCAGCGACGGGTTCTCTCCCGGCCAGAAGCTGGCGAAAGTTTCGTCATCGGGCAAATAGAGTGGCAATGAGAGCTGTGCCGGTGTGTTCAGAAGCACCTCGTGTTGATCGGGCAAAATCCGGCTGGAGTTTATCACAACTTTCTTCTGTTAATAAACGCAGCCGGATCTCTCCTGGCTTATGGACGATCGCTGTCCTGCGGATCCAGGATCACTTCTTCAGGACGAACCACGCTGATAAGTTTGAAGATCAGGCTCAGCAGAATGCCGACAATGGTCGCCAGCGCCATGCCTTTCAGCTCCGCCGCGCCAATATGCACGGTGGCGCCACTGACGCCGATAATCAGGATCACCGAGGTCAGGATCAGGTTCTGCGCTTTGTTGTAATCCACTTTTGACTCAATCAGCACGCGGATACCCGAGGCTCCAATCACGCCGTAAAGCAGCAGCGAAACGCCGCCCATTACCGGCACGGGGATAGCCTGAATAATCGCTGCCAGTTTACCCACGCAGGAGAGCAGGATCGCCAGGATTGCCGCCCCGCCGATCACCCAGGTGCTGTAGACACGGGTGATAGCCATCACGCCAATATTTTCGCCGTAGGTGGTATTGGGCGTGGAGCCA
This genomic window from Erwinia sp. E_sp_B01_1 contains:
- the dapA gene encoding 4-hydroxy-tetrahydrodipicolinate synthase — translated: MFTGSIVALITPMDDKGYVCRASLKKLIDYHVASGTAAIVSVGTTGESATLSHDEHGDVVMMTLELADGRIPVIAGTGANATAEGIALTRRFEKSGVVGCLTVTPYYNRPTQEGLYQHFKAIAESTDLPQMLYNVPSRTGCDMLPETVGRLAKIKNIIGIKEATGNLSRVSQIQELVDEDFILVSGDDATSLDFMQLGGQGVISVTANIAAREMVELCNLAKQGNFAEARRLNQRLMHLHQKLFIEPNPVPVKWAAKQLGLIATDTLRLPMTPMTDAGRPVVEQALKNAGLL
- a CDS encoding glycine cleavage system transcriptional repressor produces the protein MPQSQQHHLVITALGVDRPGIVNTITRHVSSCGCNIEDSRLAMLGEEFSFIMLLSGSWNAITLIESTLPLKGAELELLIVMKRTTFRERPPMPATVWVQVEVKDSPHIVERFTDLFDSHQMNIAELVSRTQPAQENQPTLLYIQITAHSPASQDESFITQAFNRLCTELQAQGTINVVQYPQHDEKMESSDESTESR
- the bcp gene encoding thioredoxin-dependent thiol peroxidase, coding for MNPLKAGDTAPKFSLPDQDGEQVNLTDFQGQRVLVYFYPKAMTPGCTVQACGLRDSMDELKKAGVEVLGVSTDKPEKLSRFVEKELLNFTLLSDEDHQVCEQFGIWGEKSFMGKTYDGIHRISFLIGTDGKVEKVFDDFKTANHHDIVMDYLKSA
- a CDS encoding AI-2E family transporter — protein: MLDLLIQWYRRRFSDPQAIALLAILLAAFCILFFFNGLLAPLLVALVVAYLLEWPTVRLERLGCSRTWATTIILILFASLLLVLVLVVAPVAWQQGINLAHELPTMLNRLYQFATRLPERFPTLMDVGIVDIVVENLRSRLSGMGDQLVKYSLASLVGIMTLAIYLVLVPLMVFFLLKDKAQMLAAISRVLPRNRGLAGQVWVEMNQQVSNYIRGKVLEMVVVGIATWIGFWAIGMNYALLLAVLVGFSVLIPYVGALAVTIPVIGVGLAQWGLGGDFWTMIIVYLIIQGLDGNILVPVLFSEAVNLHPLVIILSVVIFGGLWGFWGVFFAIPLATLIKAVVHAWPDELNLEQKRLK
- a CDS encoding sensor domain-containing diguanylate cyclase, with translation MLRLRRPKTDLRTLITLLAVASIVITLANSLYATWRVQREVLIANTLESNRVYATKLASTTEMFFQLAQSQLGYSAKVLSEGMDNETALQSEVERLREQTNSFNSVVIVDANGWVKAISPESLMLKGMHLTTSSTRQALAERKPLIGKPGISAANNLMVFVSYPVWSKTGSYLGFVGGTIYLKKKSILNELLGEQFYRDGSSLYVVDSDNRVLYHQNGKLVGQKITPLIGEDARKNKNNGYQQVPAQNGEPMLAGYATVATPGWTIVALKPTQTTLEPLTSLLLKVLQHSVPFALLTLIFAWILARLIALPLWQLARKASQMDAPGVSKELNGIHSWYYEALQIKRAMLSGIALLQDKIGRLNFEVQTDPLTELLNRRGLNAVLEYFLATRQPFAVLALDIDHFKRVNDTWGHDVGDSVIKTVAHQLGKSSRQTDVVCRNGGEEFLMILPGAERDVAVAIAERVRKKIEQQELPVVGHISISIGVAFWSADEMPMEKVFKQADDALYQAKNAGRNRVVTTPPDAAVPLQPQRHTG
- a CDS encoding DsrE family protein; amino-acid sequence: MRPVVSYLLIAVVAGFVGASFSQAPDIVAKVSERFGNKASDPEGFWSTPAIEGYGKMHYEPNVAYRPAVGDSNKIVFQITKAENSPKDPNLGLERVARVVNLYVASGVPVDQLKFVVSVTGDGTPAMLNNEQYKKMFGIDNPSLKLIGQLRAKGVDVSVCDQSVAFHHFQHDWIDQSVTHALSSSTTVSTLENQGYAFLAM
- a CDS encoding M48 family metallopeptidase, with protein sequence MIKQMKKCALASLIITLTATSLPAKADITDTLPDIGTTAGNTLSINQELAMGDFYVRQLRASAPLINDPLLNDYINQLGQRLVNHAWSVKTPFHFYLIRNDEINAFAFFGGNVVLHSALFRYTENESQLASVMAHEISHVTQRHLARAMEEQQRNAPLTWVGALGSILLAMANPQAGMAALSGTLAGTQQGVISFTQQNEQEADRIGIQVLQRAGFDPEAMPNFLQKLADQSRFSSKPPEILLTHPLPDSRLSDSRNRANQMKPVVVQSSQDYYMAKVRALGMYSTGKNQLTDDILDALTKGNNREQAAAQYGKAVQFLQAKSFANAQKIIAPLLDKQPDNVWYLDIMSDIDIGLDRPQQAISLLLAAKKSAASPVVQLNLANAYVEARQPANASKILYKYTWAHKDDPNGWDLLAQASADQGLTDEEQAARAESLALNGQLDQAIRSLSSASAGVPLGSLKQARYDARIDQLRQLQERFRKYQKS
- the hda gene encoding DnaA inactivator Hda, encoding MNTPAQLSLPLYLPDDETFASFWPGENPSLIAALQSALQQEHGSYFYFWSREGGGRSHLLHAACAELSARGEAVGYVPLDKRTWFVPEVLDGMEQLPLICIDNIECIAGDEPWEMAIFDLYNRILETGRTRLLITADRPPRQLNLKLADLASRLDWGQIYRLQPLSDEDKVQALQLRAKLRGFELPEDVGRFLLKRLDREMRTLFVTLDKLDRASISAQRKLTIPFVKEALGL